A genome region from Methylobacterium sp. FF17 includes the following:
- a CDS encoding DHA2 family efflux MFS transporter permease subunit codes for MAASAVPAATPAEPPLDRRRMVAFVCMVFGMFMAILDIQIVSASLAEIQAGLSASGDEIPWVQTSYLIAEVISIPLSGFLSRVLSTRWMFVISAGGFTLMSLACATSTSINEMIVWRAAQGFIGGGMIPTVFASAFTIFPPSKRSIVSPMIGLVATLAPTIGPTVGGYLTDLFDWHWLFLVNVVPGILVTVSTYLLIDFDEPNLGLFKRFDWFGLVFMALMLGCLEYVLEEGPNHDWLADEAVLACALVCLVAGPAFFWRAFTAAEPIVDLRAFADRNFAAGCLFSFVLGIGLYGLTYLYPVYLGRVRGYSALQIGETMFVSGLCMFATAPIAGRFSGRVDPRLMMGTGFLGFAIGTWMVTGLTKDWDFAELLVPQILRGCSLMLCMIPINNIALGTLPPARMKNASGLYNLTRNLGGAVGLALINTVLNDRWDLHLARLHERFTWTNTAVLERLDMTRRQFEVLGGNADAMALKAMMNTVRVQGLVMGFTDVFLVLTVLFVAMACAVPFIRRPRAAAGAGGGH; via the coding sequence ATGGCCGCCAGCGCTGTCCCCGCCGCGACGCCCGCCGAGCCGCCCCTCGACCGCCGCCGCATGGTGGCGTTCGTCTGCATGGTCTTCGGCATGTTCATGGCGATCCTGGACATCCAGATCGTTTCGGCGTCGCTGGCCGAGATCCAGGCCGGCCTCTCGGCGTCCGGCGACGAGATCCCCTGGGTGCAGACGAGCTACCTCATCGCCGAGGTGATCTCGATCCCGCTCTCGGGTTTCCTCTCGCGGGTGCTCTCGACCCGGTGGATGTTCGTGATCTCGGCGGGCGGCTTCACGCTGATGAGCCTGGCTTGCGCCACCTCCACCTCGATCAACGAGATGATCGTCTGGCGCGCGGCGCAGGGATTCATCGGCGGCGGCATGATCCCGACGGTGTTCGCCTCCGCCTTCACGATCTTCCCGCCCTCGAAGCGCTCCATCGTCTCGCCGATGATCGGCCTCGTGGCGACGCTGGCGCCCACCATCGGGCCGACGGTCGGCGGCTATCTCACCGACCTCTTCGACTGGCACTGGCTCTTCCTCGTCAACGTCGTGCCGGGCATTCTCGTCACGGTCTCCACCTACCTGCTGATCGATTTCGACGAGCCGAATCTCGGGCTGTTCAAGCGCTTCGACTGGTTCGGTCTCGTGTTCATGGCGCTGATGCTCGGCTGCCTCGAATACGTGCTGGAGGAGGGGCCGAATCATGACTGGCTCGCCGACGAGGCGGTGCTGGCCTGCGCCCTGGTCTGCCTCGTCGCCGGACCGGCCTTCTTCTGGCGCGCCTTCACGGCGGCCGAGCCGATCGTCGACCTGCGCGCCTTCGCCGACCGGAACTTCGCGGCGGGCTGCCTCTTCAGCTTCGTCCTCGGGATCGGCCTCTACGGCCTGACCTACCTCTACCCGGTCTATCTCGGGCGGGTGCGCGGCTACTCCGCCCTGCAGATCGGCGAGACGATGTTCGTCTCGGGGCTGTGCATGTTCGCCACCGCGCCGATCGCGGGCCGGTTCTCGGGCCGGGTCGACCCGCGCCTGATGATGGGGACCGGCTTCCTCGGCTTCGCCATCGGCACCTGGATGGTGACGGGCCTGACCAAGGACTGGGACTTCGCGGAACTGCTGGTGCCGCAGATCCTGCGCGGCTGCTCGCTGATGCTGTGCATGATCCCGATCAACAACATCGCGCTCGGCACCCTGCCTCCGGCCCGGATGAAGAACGCCTCGGGCCTCTACAACCTCACGCGCAACCTCGGCGGCGCGGTGGGCCTCGCGCTCATCAACACCGTGCTGAACGACCGCTGGGACCTCCACCTCGCCCGCCTGCACGAGCGCTTCACCTGGACGAACACGGCCGTGCTCGAGCGCCTCGACATGACCCGGCGCCAGTTCGAGGTGCTGGGCGGCAATGCCGACGCCATGGCGCTCAAAGCCATGATGAACACCGTGCGCGTGCAGGGGCTGGTGATGGGGTTCACGGACGTCTTCCTCGTCCTGACCGTCCTGTTCGTGGCCATGGCCTGCGCCGTGCCTTTCATCCGCCGGCCCCGCGCCGCGGCGGGGGCGGGCGGCGGTCACTGA
- the rseP gene encoding RIP metalloprotease RseP: MDFLNAMGGTATGFFGAVIPFLIVLSIVVFVHEMGHFLVGRWCGVGVHAFSLGFGPELFGFNDRHGTRWKLSAIPLGGYVKFHGDVNGASMPDAEAVARMTPQERAISFPTQPLPKRAAIVAAGPIANFILAIALFSGAIYFGGRYETPARVEAVLPDSPAARAGFQPGDVIRAIGGTRVNSFTDMQRTVSGAAGSSLTITVERDGRPQDLVAVPESKEDVTPFGRHRFGRLGIQGPKGSEAKLVHYGPVESLGLGIYETYFVVDRTIDYIGKLVTGRESPDQLSGPIGIARVSGEVAKVGGVGGLIGLIALLSVSIGLLNLFPVPLLDGGHLLFYAFEAVRGRPLSARAQEIGFRIGLALVLFLMLFAAWNDLLNLGASWGPRRT, encoded by the coding sequence ATGGACTTCCTGAACGCCATGGGCGGCACAGCGACCGGTTTCTTCGGCGCCGTGATCCCATTCCTGATCGTGCTCAGCATCGTCGTGTTCGTGCACGAGATGGGGCACTTCCTGGTCGGGCGCTGGTGCGGCGTCGGCGTCCACGCCTTCTCCCTCGGGTTCGGCCCCGAACTGTTCGGCTTCAACGACCGGCACGGCACGCGCTGGAAGCTCTCGGCGATCCCGCTCGGCGGCTACGTCAAGTTCCACGGCGACGTGAACGGCGCCAGCATGCCCGACGCCGAGGCAGTGGCGCGCATGACCCCGCAGGAACGGGCGATCAGCTTCCCCACCCAGCCGCTGCCGAAGCGGGCCGCCATCGTCGCCGCCGGGCCCATCGCCAACTTCATCCTCGCCATCGCGCTCTTCTCCGGGGCCATCTACTTCGGCGGACGCTACGAGACCCCGGCCCGGGTCGAGGCCGTGCTGCCGGACAGCCCCGCCGCGCGGGCCGGCTTCCAGCCCGGCGACGTCATCCGCGCCATCGGGGGAACGCGGGTCAACAGCTTCACCGACATGCAGCGCACGGTCTCGGGCGCCGCCGGATCCAGCCTGACGATCACGGTCGAGCGCGACGGCCGGCCCCAGGATCTCGTGGCCGTTCCCGAGAGCAAGGAGGACGTGACCCCGTTCGGACGTCACCGCTTCGGACGCCTCGGCATCCAGGGTCCGAAGGGGAGCGAGGCCAAGCTCGTCCATTACGGCCCCGTGGAATCGCTCGGGCTCGGGATCTACGAGACCTACTTCGTGGTGGACCGGACCATCGACTACATCGGCAAGCTCGTGACCGGCCGCGAATCGCCCGACCAGCTCTCGGGGCCGATCGGCATCGCCCGGGTTTCCGGCGAGGTCGCCAAGGTCGGCGGCGTCGGTGGACTGATTGGGCTCATCGCCCTGCTCTCCGTCTCGATCGGCCTCCTGAACCTGTTCCCGGTGCCGCTGCTGGATGGCGGACATCTGCTCTTCTACGCCTTCGAGGCGGTGCGCGGGCGTCCCCTGAGCGCCCGCGCGCAGGAGATCGGCTTCCGGATCGGACTCGCCCTGGTGCTGTTCCTGATGCTGTTCGCGGCCTGGAACGACCTCCTGAACCTCGGCGCTTCCTGGGGGCCGCGCCGCACCTGA